In Clostridium sporogenes, one genomic interval encodes:
- the rpsH gene encoding 30S ribosomal protein S8, whose amino-acid sequence MVMSDPIADLLTRIRNANVVRHEVVEVPSSNIKKAIANIMLTEGYIRDLQEYRDGSVDMLRISMKYGQNKERIITGLKRISKPGLRVYCRKDETPKVLNGLGVAVVSTSKGIVTDREARKLGVGGEVLCYIW is encoded by the coding sequence ATGGTAATGTCTGATCCAATAGCAGATTTATTAACACGTATAAGAAACGCAAATGTAGTTAGACATGAAGTAGTAGAAGTTCCTTCATCTAACATAAAAAAAGCCATAGCAAATATAATGCTTACAGAAGGTTATATAAGAGATTTACAAGAATATAGAGATGGTTCTGTAGATATGCTAAGAATCTCAATGAAATACGGACAAAACAAAGAGAGAATAATAACTGGTCTTAAAAGAATATCAAAACCAGGCTTAAGAGTTTATTGTAGAAAAGATGAAACTCCTAAAGTTTTAAACGGACTAGGAGTAGCTGTAGTTTCTACTTCTAAAGGAATTGTTACAGATAGAGAAGCAAGAAAATTAGGCGTTGGCGGAGAAGTACTTTGCTACATATGGTAA
- the rplN gene encoding 50S ribosomal protein L14, whose protein sequence is MIQQQTRLKVADNSGAKEIMCIRVLGGSHRKWGNIGDVIVASVKSATPGGVVKKGEVVKAVIVRSVKGLRRSDGSYIKFDENAAVIIKDDKNPKGTRIFGPVARELRDKEFNKILSLAPEVL, encoded by the coding sequence ATGATTCAGCAACAAACAAGATTAAAGGTAGCAGATAATTCCGGAGCAAAGGAAATTATGTGTATAAGAGTTTTAGGTGGTTCCCACAGAAAATGGGGAAATATCGGAGATGTAATAGTTGCTAGTGTTAAAAGTGCAACACCAGGCGGTGTTGTTAAAAAAGGTGAAGTTGTAAAGGCTGTTATAGTAAGATCAGTTAAAGGATTAAGAAGATCAGATGGTTCTTACATAAAATTTGATGAAAATGCGGCAGTTATAATAAAAGATGATAAAAACCCAAAAGGAACTCGTATTTTTGGACCAGTTGCAAGGGAGCTAAGAGATAAAGAGTTCAATAAAATACTATCATTAGCACCTGAAGTTTTATAA
- a CDS encoding KOW domain-containing RNA-binding protein, with protein sequence MAKECQIGRLVLSKSGRDKDNSFIIIDILDENYVYICDGDIHTLDKPKKKKNKHLIFTNIICEDIINLKATGNNIKNSVIKKFMQSHQVNKEV encoded by the coding sequence TTGGCTAAAGAGTGCCAGATTGGTAGATTAGTTTTATCGAAATCAGGTAGGGATAAAGATAATAGTTTCATTATAATAGATATACTAGATGAAAATTATGTATATATTTGTGATGGAGATATTCATACTTTAGATAAACCTAAAAAGAAAAAAAATAAACATTTGATATTTACCAATATTATTTGTGAAGATATAATAAATCTAAAGGCAACAGGTAACAACATTAAAAATTCTGTAATAAAAAAATTTATGCAGTCTCATCAAGTTAATAAGGAGGTTTGA
- the rplB gene encoding 50S ribosomal protein L2 encodes MAVKGFRPTTPTRREMTMCTFEEITTSTPEKSLLVSLKKSGGRNANGKITVRHIGGGAKRKYRVIDFKRNKDNIPAKVVSIEYDPNRTAFIALVVYADGEKRYMIAPVGLKVGDTVVSGPESDIKVGNCLPIRNIPVGTVIHNIELAPGKGAQLVRSAGNSAQLMAKEGDYSQVRLPSGEVRYIRIECRATIGVVSNQTNEIVNIGKAGRKRHMGVRPTVRGSVMNPNDHPHGGGEGRSPIGHPSPRTPWGKPALGYKTRKNKKYSDRFIVKRRNDK; translated from the coding sequence ATGGCTGTTAAAGGTTTTAGACCTACCACCCCTACAAGAAGAGAAATGACTATGTGTACTTTTGAAGAAATAACAACAAGTACACCAGAAAAATCACTTCTTGTTTCATTAAAGAAAAGTGGTGGAAGAAACGCAAATGGTAAAATAACAGTTCGTCATATTGGTGGCGGAGCTAAAAGAAAATATAGAGTAATAGATTTTAAGAGAAATAAAGATAATATTCCAGCTAAAGTTGTTAGTATAGAATATGATCCAAATAGAACAGCATTTATAGCACTTGTAGTGTATGCTGATGGTGAAAAGAGATATATGATTGCACCAGTTGGATTAAAAGTTGGAGATACAGTAGTATCTGGACCAGAATCAGATATAAAAGTAGGTAACTGCTTACCTATAAGAAATATACCAGTAGGTACAGTTATTCATAATATAGAGTTAGCACCTGGAAAAGGAGCACAACTTGTTAGATCAGCAGGTAACTCAGCCCAACTTATGGCTAAAGAAGGAGACTATTCTCAAGTAAGATTACCTAGTGGAGAAGTTAGATATATAAGAATTGAATGTAGAGCAACTATAGGTGTTGTATCTAACCAAACAAACGAAATTGTTAACATAGGTAAAGCAGGAAGAAAGAGACATATGGGAGTAAGACCTACAGTAAGAGGTTCTGTAATGAATCCTAATGACCATCCACACGGTGGTGGTGAAGGTAGATCTCCTATCGGACATCCAAGTCCACGTACTCCATGGGGTAAACCAGCACTTGGATACAAAACAAGAAAGAATAAGAAATACTCTGATAGATTTATTGTTAAGAGAAGAAATGATAAATAG
- the rplV gene encoding 50S ribosomal protein L22, translated as MEAKAIVRYVRMSPSKIGVVLDLVRGKDVNEAFAILKYTPKDAAEVIYKALKSAVANAENNLNLDVNSLYISEAYVGQGPTLKRYQPHAQGRAFRIRKRTSHLTLVVKERV; from the coding sequence ATGGAAGCTAAGGCTATAGTTAGATATGTAAGAATGTCTCCAAGCAAAATTGGGGTTGTTCTTGACTTAGTAAGAGGTAAAGATGTTAATGAAGCATTTGCTATATTAAAATACACTCCAAAGGATGCAGCGGAAGTAATTTACAAAGCTTTAAAATCAGCTGTTGCAAATGCAGAAAACAATTTAAATTTAGATGTTAATAGTTTATATATATCAGAAGCATATGTAGGTCAAGGACCAACATTAAAAAGATATCAACCACATGCTCAAGGTAGAGCGTTTAGAATAAGAAAGAGAACAAGTCATTTAACTTTAGTTGTTAAAGAAAGAGTTTAA
- the rpsQ gene encoding 30S ribosomal protein S17, giving the protein MERSNRKTRMGRVVSNKMDKTIVVAVETKVRHPLYGKIMNRTTKFKAHDENNTANINDKVLIMETRPLSKQKRWRLVEVVEKAK; this is encoded by the coding sequence GTGGAAAGATCAAATAGAAAGACAAGAATGGGTAGAGTAGTTTCAAATAAAATGGATAAGACAATAGTAGTTGCAGTAGAAACAAAGGTTCGTCATCCATTATATGGTAAAATAATGAACAGAACTACTAAGTTTAAAGCTCATGATGAAAATAATACAGCTAATATAAATGATAAAGTATTAATAATGGAAACAAGACCATTATCAAAACAAAAAAGATGGAGACTTGTTGAAGTAGTAGAAAAAGCTAAATAG
- the rplP gene encoding 50S ribosomal protein L16 — protein MLMPKRVKRRKVQRGRMKGKATRGNFIAYGDFGIQATECGWITSNQIEAARIAINRYVKRGGKVWIKIFPDKPVTEKPAETRMGSGKGSPEYWVAVVKPGRVLFEISGVSETVAREAMRLASHKLPIKTKFVTRRDFEEMGGEVNEG, from the coding sequence ATGTTAATGCCTAAAAGAGTTAAGCGTCGTAAAGTACAACGTGGCAGAATGAAGGGTAAAGCTACAAGAGGTAACTTCATAGCATACGGTGATTTCGGAATACAAGCAACTGAATGTGGTTGGATTACAAGCAACCAAATAGAAGCTGCCAGAATAGCTATCAACAGATACGTTAAAAGAGGAGGAAAGGTTTGGATAAAAATCTTCCCAGATAAGCCTGTAACAGAAAAGCCAGCAGAAACACGTATGGGTTCTGGTAAAGGTTCACCAGAATATTGGGTAGCTGTTGTAAAACCAGGTAGAGTTTTATTTGAAATCTCTGGTGTAAGTGAAACAGTTGCAAGAGAAGCTATGAGACTTGCTTCACACAAACTACCAATTAAAACTAAGTTTGTAACAAGAAGAGATTTTGAAGAAATGGGTGGTGAAGTAAATGAAGGCTAG
- the rplO gene encoding 50S ribosomal protein L15, translating to MKLHELKAAEGANKASKRVGRGTGSGLGKTSGRGQNGQNSRSGGGVRPGFEGGQMPLYRRLPKRGFKNIFAKEYAAINLDRLNCFDDGTVVTPELLVEKRVVKKVKDGVKILGNGNIEKKLTVKAAKFSKSAIEKIEAAGGKVEVI from the coding sequence ATGAAACTTCACGAATTAAAAGCAGCTGAAGGTGCAAATAAAGCATCAAAAAGAGTAGGTAGAGGAACAGGCTCTGGACTAGGCAAAACAAGCGGAAGAGGTCAAAACGGACAAAACTCTAGAAGCGGTGGTGGAGTAAGACCAGGCTTTGAAGGTGGTCAAATGCCTTTATATAGAAGACTTCCAAAAAGAGGTTTCAAAAACATATTTGCTAAAGAATATGCAGCAATAAATCTTGATAGATTAAATTGTTTTGATGATGGAACAGTTGTAACTCCAGAACTTTTGGTTGAAAAAAGAGTAGTAAAAAAAGTTAAAGACGGAGTTAAAATTTTAGGAAATGGTAATATAGAAAAAAAATTAACTGTTAAAGCAGCAAAATTCTCTAAATCAGCCATTGAAAAGATCGAAGCAGCAGGAGGAAAAGTTGAGGTGATATAA
- the rplR gene encoding 50S ribosomal protein L18, translating to MFKKNDRSQSRERRHMRVRKKIFGTAERPRLSVYRSEKHIYAQLIDDVEGKTLVAASSAEKGFDGVGSNKEGAKLVGKMVAEKALEKGLKKVVFDRGGFIYHGRIKELAEGAREAGLDF from the coding sequence ATGTTTAAGAAGAATGATAGATCTCAATCAAGAGAAAGACGTCATATGAGAGTTCGTAAAAAGATTTTCGGAACAGCTGAACGTCCAAGACTATCAGTATATAGAAGTGAAAAACATATATATGCTCAATTAATAGATGATGTAGAAGGAAAGACATTAGTTGCTGCTTCAAGTGCAGAAAAGGGATTCGATGGTGTAGGAAGCAACAAAGAAGGCGCTAAATTAGTTGGAAAAATGGTAGCTGAGAAAGCGCTAGAAAAGGGATTAAAAAAAGTTGTATTTGACAGAGGCGGATTCATATATCACGGAAGAATTAAAGAACTTGCAGAAGGTGCAAGAGAAGCAGGTCTTGATTTTTAA
- a CDS encoding adenylate kinase: protein MRVILLGPPGAGKGTQAKLISEKFSIPHISTGDIFRANIKEKTPLGIEAKRYIDNGQLVPDEVTIGIVKDRLTKDDCDNGFLLDGFPRTVAQAEALDEFLKGINKDLDVALLIKVPEEFILERMTGRRVCTSCGASYHIRFNPPKIEGKCDICDNELIQRKDDTEATVKERLEVYSKQTYPLINYYKDNGIISEVNGTESIDEVFGNISNILGRDK, encoded by the coding sequence ATGCGTGTAATTTTGTTAGGTCCTCCAGGAGCAGGTAAAGGAACTCAAGCAAAATTAATAAGTGAAAAATTTTCTATTCCTCATATATCAACAGGTGATATATTTAGGGCAAACATAAAGGAGAAGACTCCTTTAGGAATAGAAGCAAAAAGATATATAGATAATGGTCAATTAGTACCAGACGAGGTAACTATAGGAATAGTTAAAGATAGATTAACAAAAGATGATTGTGATAATGGTTTCCTTTTAGATGGTTTTCCAAGAACAGTTGCTCAAGCAGAAGCTTTAGATGAATTTTTAAAGGGTATAAATAAGGATTTAGATGTGGCACTATTAATCAAGGTGCCTGAAGAATTTATCTTGGAAAGAATGACTGGTAGAAGAGTTTGCACATCTTGTGGTGCAAGTTATCACATAAGATTTAATCCTCCTAAAATAGAAGGAAAATGTGATATATGTGATAATGAATTAATTCAAAGAAAAGATGATACAGAAGCAACAGTAAAAGAAAGATTAGAAGTTTACAGCAAACAAACTTATCCGCTTATAAATTATTATAAAGACAATGGTATAATCTCAGAGGTTAATGGGACTGAATCAATTGATGAGGTATTTGGAAATATTTCAAATATCTTAGGGAGAGATAAATAA
- the secY gene encoding preprotein translocase subunit SecY has translation MLSTLRNAWKVPDLRKRLIFTLFMIAIFRMGNYIPVPGIDTSKLANLTQNGSLFGFYDLISGGAFSRFSIFAMGVVPYINSSIIMQLLTIALPSLESLSKEGEEGRKKIQQYTRYGAVILGVIQAFSTYAIIARAGALRDGSKLNLFIIIITLTTASTFLMWFGDKITEKGIGNGISLIIFVNIVSRFPSTIYSIVGLRKAETVNFVEVIMFIVIALALFLLVVIMNLGERRIPVQYAGRAVGNKIYKGQSTHIPINVNSSAVIGIIFAISVMQFPLTIGQFWPESAFYKFITLNRYSPFRDKSIAYIVLYFVLTVFFTWFYTVVTFKPDEMAENMHKSSGFIPGIRPGEPTAEYIERVITKSSIIGGTFAAIIAIFPIIMATYSKFQGISFGGTSMLIMVGFALDTIRQMESQLVMRHYQGFLK, from the coding sequence ATGCTATCAACCCTACGTAATGCTTGGAAAGTTCCTGATTTAAGGAAAAGATTAATTTTTACTTTATTTATGATAGCAATTTTCAGGATGGGAAATTACATCCCAGTTCCTGGAATTGATACATCTAAATTAGCTAACCTCACGCAAAATGGATCATTATTTGGGTTTTATGATTTAATATCTGGAGGAGCTTTTAGTAGATTTAGCATATTTGCTATGGGTGTTGTACCGTATATTAACTCTTCAATTATAATGCAATTACTTACAATTGCGTTACCTTCTTTGGAAAGTCTTTCAAAAGAAGGAGAAGAGGGAAGAAAAAAAATTCAACAATATACTAGGTATGGTGCAGTTATACTTGGTGTTATTCAAGCATTCAGTACATATGCGATAATTGCTCGTGCTGGAGCACTTAGAGATGGATCAAAGTTAAATTTATTCATAATTATAATAACATTAACTACTGCATCAACTTTTTTAATGTGGTTCGGTGATAAAATAACAGAAAAAGGTATAGGTAACGGAATATCACTAATAATATTTGTTAACATAGTGTCTAGATTTCCATCAACTATATATAGCATAGTAGGACTTCGAAAGGCTGAAACAGTAAATTTTGTGGAAGTTATAATGTTTATAGTAATAGCTTTAGCATTGTTCTTATTAGTTGTAATAATGAATTTAGGTGAAAGAAGAATACCTGTCCAATATGCTGGAAGAGCAGTAGGAAATAAAATTTATAAAGGTCAATCTACACACATACCAATAAATGTTAATTCCTCTGCGGTTATAGGTATTATATTTGCTATATCAGTAATGCAATTTCCACTTACTATTGGTCAATTTTGGCCAGAATCAGCTTTTTATAAGTTTATTACTTTAAATAGATACAGTCCTTTTAGAGATAAAAGTATTGCTTATATTGTATTATATTTTGTATTAACAGTGTTCTTTACTTGGTTTTATACAGTGGTAACTTTTAAACCTGATGAAATGGCAGAAAATATGCATAAGTCATCTGGATTTATACCAGGAATAAGACCAGGAGAACCTACAGCGGAATATATAGAAAGAGTAATAACAAAGAGTTCTATAATTGGTGGAACTTTTGCAGCTATTATAGCAATATTCCCAATAATTATGGCAACATATAGTAAGTTCCAAGGTATATCCTTTGGAGGAACAAGTATGCTAATTATGGTTGGATTTGCATTAGATACTATAAGACAAATGGAATCTCAATTGGTTATGCGTCACTATCAAGGTTTCTTAAAATAA
- the rplE gene encoding 50S ribosomal protein L5 — MMPRLQEKYEKEAVSALMDKFGYKNIMEVPKLEKIVINMGVGEAKENQKSLEAAVEDLAKITGQKPILTKAKKSVANFKIREDMPLGCKVTLRKQNMYEFADKLINVALPRVRDFSGVSSKSFDGRGNYAIGIKEQLIFPEIEFDKIDKIRGMDIIFVTTAKTDEEARELLRFLGMPFAR; from the coding sequence ATGATGCCAAGATTACAAGAAAAGTATGAAAAAGAAGCAGTATCAGCTTTAATGGATAAGTTCGGATATAAAAATATAATGGAAGTGCCAAAACTTGAAAAAATAGTTATCAATATGGGTGTTGGTGAAGCTAAAGAGAATCAAAAATCTCTTGAAGCGGCAGTAGAAGATTTAGCTAAAATAACTGGTCAAAAACCAATATTAACTAAAGCTAAAAAATCAGTAGCTAACTTTAAAATAAGAGAAGATATGCCACTAGGTTGCAAAGTTACATTAAGAAAACAAAACATGTATGAATTTGCAGATAAATTAATAAATGTGGCTTTACCTAGAGTTAGAGATTTCAGCGGAGTTTCAAGTAAATCATTTGATGGAAGAGGAAACTATGCTATAGGAATAAAAGAACAATTAATATTCCCAGAAATAGAATTTGATAAGATTGATAAAATTAGAGGTATGGATATAATTTTTGTAACAACTGCAAAGACTGACGAGGAAGCAAGAGAACTATTAAGATTCCTTGGAATGCCATTTGCTCGTTAA
- the rpsS gene encoding 30S ribosomal protein S19: MSRSVKKGPYIQEVLLKRINEMNKNGEKKVLKTWSRSSTIFPQMIGHTVAVHDGRKHVPVYITEDMVGHKLGEFVLTRTYRGHDDKSEKSSRLR; the protein is encoded by the coding sequence GTGAGTAGATCAGTTAAAAAAGGACCATATATTCAAGAGGTACTTTTAAAAAGAATAAACGAAATGAACAAAAATGGAGAAAAGAAAGTTTTAAAGACTTGGTCAAGAAGTTCAACAATATTCCCACAAATGATCGGCCATACTGTTGCTGTTCATGATGGAAGAAAACATGTCCCTGTTTACATAACTGAAGACATGGTAGGTCATAAGTTAGGAGAGTTTGTTCTTACTAGAACATATAGAGGACATGATGACAAGTCAGAAAAATCATCACGTTTAAGATAA
- the rpmC gene encoding 50S ribosomal protein L29 yields the protein MKARELQELRKSSPQELQSKLNDLKAELFNLRFQLATGQLENPMRIREVKKSIAQIKTILREEEIRAYQQ from the coding sequence ATGAAGGCTAGAGAATTACAAGAATTAAGAAAAAGCAGCCCACAAGAGTTACAATCAAAGTTAAATGATCTAAAAGCGGAATTATTCAATTTAAGGTTTCAATTAGCTACAGGTCAGTTAGAAAACCCAATGAGAATTAGAGAAGTAAAAAAATCAATAGCTCAAATTAAAACTATCTTAAGAGAAGAAGAGATAAGAGCATATCAACAGTAA
- the rplF gene encoding 50S ribosomal protein L6: MSRVGKLPVAIPNGVTVTVTPDNVVTVKGPKGELVKAMSNKINIAVEDNSVVVTRDNDHKDVRALHGLTRALINNMVTGVNEGYVKTLELIGVGYRAQLQGKKLVLSLGFSHPVEMEAVSGVEFEVEGGTKVKVKGIDKELVGAVAADIRKWRKPEPYKGKGIKYENEVIRRKEGKTGKK; encoded by the coding sequence ATGTCAAGAGTAGGAAAACTTCCAGTAGCTATCCCTAATGGAGTAACTGTTACAGTAACACCAGATAACGTTGTTACTGTAAAGGGACCAAAGGGAGAGTTAGTAAAAGCTATGAGTAACAAAATAAACATAGCTGTAGAAGATAATTCAGTAGTTGTAACTAGAGACAATGATCATAAAGATGTAAGAGCTCTTCATGGTTTAACAAGAGCTTTAATAAACAACATGGTAACAGGAGTTAATGAAGGATACGTTAAAACATTAGAATTAATAGGTGTTGGTTATAGAGCGCAATTACAAGGAAAGAAATTAGTACTTAGCCTTGGATTCTCACATCCAGTTGAAATGGAAGCAGTTTCAGGAGTAGAATTTGAAGTTGAAGGTGGAACTAAGGTAAAAGTTAAAGGTATAGATAAGGAATTAGTAGGTGCTGTAGCAGCAGACATAAGAAAATGGAGAAAACCTGAACCTTACAAAGGAAAAGGAATTAAATACGAAAATGAAGTTATAAGACGTAAGGAAGGTAAGACTGGTAAGAAATAA
- the map gene encoding type I methionyl aminopeptidase has product MITIKTDSEIEYMVKAGRVVAEALDTLEKYVKPGISTGELDRIAEEIILGRNAKPSFKGYYGFPASICASVNNEVVHGIPNKDRILNEGDIISIDCGAVLNGYQGDAARTFPVGNVSEEAAKLIEVTKNSFFKGIEKAKIGNRLTDISAAIQEYVESYGFSIVRDYVGHGIGKNMHEDPEIPNFGRPGRGPKLSKGMCLAIEPMVNVGDFNVKVEPNKWTVVTVDGSLSAHYENTVAILNDGPKITTLI; this is encoded by the coding sequence ATGATAACAATAAAAACCGATTCTGAAATAGAATACATGGTAAAAGCAGGAAGAGTTGTTGCTGAAGCCTTGGACACTTTAGAGAAATATGTAAAGCCAGGAATAAGCACTGGAGAGTTAGATAGAATCGCAGAAGAGATTATATTAGGCAGAAATGCCAAACCATCTTTTAAAGGATATTATGGTTTCCCAGCTTCTATATGTGCATCTGTGAATAATGAAGTAGTTCATGGAATACCAAATAAAGATAGAATTCTAAATGAAGGAGACATAATTAGTATAGATTGTGGAGCTGTTTTAAATGGATATCAGGGCGATGCAGCAAGAACATTTCCAGTAGGAAATGTGTCAGAAGAAGCGGCTAAGCTAATAGAGGTTACAAAAAATAGTTTTTTCAAAGGTATAGAAAAAGCTAAAATTGGCAATAGATTAACTGATATATCTGCAGCTATTCAAGAATATGTTGAAAGTTATGGATTTTCTATTGTAAGGGATTATGTAGGTCATGGCATAGGAAAGAATATGCATGAAGATCCAGAAATACCTAACTTTGGTAGACCAGGCAGGGGACCTAAATTGTCAAAAGGAATGTGTTTAGCTATTGAGCCTATGGTTAATGTAGGAGACTTCAATGTAAAAGTTGAACCAAATAAATGGACTGTAGTTACTGTAGATGGTAGTTTATCTGCTCATTATGAGAATACTGTAGCTATACTAAATGATGGACCTAAAATAACCACTTTAATTTAA
- the rplX gene encoding 50S ribosomal protein L24, whose protein sequence is MSKIHVRKKDTVVVISGKDKGKIGEVLSVLPKKGKVIVKDVNVVTKHQKPNRENMQGGIIHKEAPIFSSKVMLYCDKCKSATRISNKILEDGTKVRICKKCGETF, encoded by the coding sequence ATGAGCAAAATACATGTAAGAAAAAAAGATACAGTTGTTGTTATATCTGGTAAAGATAAAGGCAAAATTGGAGAAGTTTTATCTGTATTACCTAAAAAAGGTAAAGTAATAGTTAAAGATGTAAATGTAGTAACTAAACATCAAAAACCAAATAGAGAAAATATGCAGGGTGGAATAATACATAAAGAAGCCCCAATATTTAGCTCAAAAGTAATGCTATATTGTGATAAATGCAAATCAGCTACTAGAATCAGTAATAAGATTTTAGAAGATGGAACAAAAGTAAGAATATGCAAAAAGTGCGGAGAAACATTTTAA
- the rpmD gene encoding 50S ribosomal protein L30, whose product MAKVKITLVKSLIGRKKDQIATVNALGLKKIGNIVEHEETPQISGMIKKVSYLLKVEEA is encoded by the coding sequence GTGGCTAAGGTTAAAATAACATTAGTTAAGAGCTTAATAGGTAGAAAGAAAGATCAAATAGCTACTGTTAATGCTCTTGGACTAAAAAAGATTGGTAACATAGTTGAACATGAGGAAACTCCTCAAATAAGTGGAATGATAAAAAAGGTAAGTTACTTATTAAAAGTAGAAGAAGCATAG
- the rpsE gene encoding 30S ribosomal protein S5, which translates to MRIDPSTLNLKEKVVHINRVAKVVKGGRNFRFSVLVVVGDEAGHVGVGTGKSIEIPEAIRKAIEDAKKNIVEVKTVGTTVPHDIIGKFGKGEVLIMTAKEGTGVIAGGPVRAVLELAGLKDVRAKSKGSNNPTNMVNATIDGLARLRTVEDIAKLRGKTVEEILG; encoded by the coding sequence ATGAGAATTGATCCTAGCACTTTAAATTTAAAAGAAAAAGTTGTTCATATAAACAGAGTTGCTAAGGTTGTTAAAGGTGGTAGAAACTTTAGATTTAGCGTACTAGTTGTTGTTGGAGACGAAGCAGGACACGTTGGTGTTGGTACAGGAAAATCTATAGAAATACCTGAAGCAATAAGAAAAGCAATAGAAGATGCTAAAAAGAACATAGTTGAAGTTAAAACAGTAGGAACCACTGTACCACATGATATAATCGGAAAATTCGGTAAGGGAGAAGTTCTTATAATGACAGCTAAAGAAGGTACAGGAGTTATAGCAGGTGGTCCTGTTAGAGCCGTACTTGAACTTGCTGGATTAAAGGACGTTAGAGCCAAATCAAAAGGTTCTAATAATCCAACAAATATGGTTAATGCTACAATAGATGGATTAGCAAGATTAAGAACAGTTGAAGATATAGCTAAACTTAGAGGTAAGACTGTAGAAGAGATTTTAGGTTAG
- the rpsC gene encoding 30S ribosomal protein S3, producing the protein MGQKVHPHGLRVGVIKEWDAKWYADKKNFADNLVEDHKIRNFVKKNSYAAGVSRIEIERAAKRIKLNIYTAKPGMIIGKGGQGIESLKNQLQKIVSNKNILINIVEVKRPEADAQLIAENIAQQLEKRIAFRRAMKQSIQRAMRTGVKGIKTACSGRLGGAEIARTEHYNEGTIPLQTLRADIDYGFAEADTTYGKIGVKVWVYKGEVLPARKNINEKEEANA; encoded by the coding sequence ATGGGTCAAAAAGTACATCCACACGGCTTAAGAGTCGGCGTAATTAAAGAATGGGATGCTAAATGGTATGCTGATAAGAAAAATTTTGCTGATAACTTAGTAGAAGACCACAAAATAAGAAATTTTGTTAAAAAAAATTCTTATGCAGCTGGTGTATCAAGAATAGAAATTGAAAGAGCAGCAAAAAGAATAAAATTAAATATATATACTGCTAAACCAGGTATGATTATAGGAAAAGGTGGTCAAGGAATTGAATCACTAAAAAACCAACTTCAAAAAATCGTTTCAAACAAAAATATTTTAATTAATATAGTAGAAGTAAAAAGGCCTGAAGCAGATGCTCAATTAATAGCTGAAAACATAGCTCAGCAATTAGAAAAAAGAATAGCTTTCAGAAGAGCTATGAAACAATCTATACAAAGAGCAATGAGAACAGGTGTTAAGGGTATAAAAACAGCTTGTTCAGGAAGACTTGGTGGAGCAGAAATAGCTAGAACAGAACACTATAATGAGGGAACAATTCCACTACAAACTTTAAGAGCAGATATTGATTATGGATTTGCTGAAGCTGATACTACTTATGGTAAAATCGGTGTTAAAGTTTGGGTGTATAAAGGAGAAGTTCTTCCAGCTAGAAAGAATATAAATGAAAAGGAAGAAGCTAACGCATAA
- a CDS encoding type Z 30S ribosomal protein S14, with protein MARKALIEKWNKTPKHSTRAYTRCRICGRPHAVLKKYGICRICFRELAYKGEIPGCKKASW; from the coding sequence ATGGCACGTAAAGCTTTAATAGAAAAATGGAATAAAACACCAAAACATTCAACTAGAGCTTATACAAGATGCAGAATTTGTGGAAGACCACATGCGGTATTAAAAAAATACGGTATCTGTCGTATATGTTTTAGAGAGCTTGCTTACAAAGGTGAAATACCTGGATGCAAAAAAGCCAGCTGGTAA